The following coding sequences lie in one Bifidobacterium sp. ESL0690 genomic window:
- a CDS encoding MarR family winged helix-turn-helix transcriptional regulator, protein MTDTPDGRPENYGRLLQQSSSAMSQQLGRFAARYGLTEVQMSVINFMSSQPGGEVAQHAIEEEFHIQRSTVTVTLQRMEARGLLTREQAADDARCKKVKLTSRAKQSVEAIHGYIDNEQREFERRFSPAQIIEFKEMLAFFGRDHDDDPGIEQQPPR, encoded by the coding sequence ATGACCGATACGCCGGACGGGCGGCCGGAGAACTACGGGCGCCTGCTGCAGCAGTCCTCGAGCGCGATGTCGCAACAGCTCGGGCGGTTCGCGGCACGCTACGGGCTCACCGAAGTGCAGATGTCCGTCATCAACTTTATGAGCTCACAGCCAGGCGGCGAAGTGGCCCAGCACGCGATTGAAGAGGAATTCCACATTCAGCGCTCCACCGTCACCGTCACTCTGCAACGCATGGAAGCCCGCGGTTTGCTCACCCGCGAACAGGCAGCGGATGACGCACGGTGCAAGAAGGTGAAACTCACCTCGCGTGCCAAGCAGAGCGTCGAAGCCATTCACGGTTATATCGACAACGAGCAACGTGAGTTCGAGCGTCGCTTCTCCCCCGCGCAAATCATCGAATTCAAAGAGATGCTGGCGTTCTTCGGTCGCGATCACGATGATGATCCCGGCATCGAGCAGCAACCGCCGCGATAA
- a CDS encoding type 1 glutamine amidotransferase domain-containing protein — MATSVSNAKVLIIVRNWGIEETEMTRPLRDLRAAGASVTLAAAELAPIETVRHDRYVGEIVEPDTVYSEVSADDFDMLVVPGGTCNVDRLRVDPAAQKLAKDFAAEGKPVASICHGAWLLVNSDLLKGKTLTACRYIAADIENAGGKYVDEEVHIDDANGFKLITSRKPADLDAFVGAIKDALGK, encoded by the coding sequence ATGGCTACATCGGTGAGCAACGCGAAAGTGCTTATTATCGTACGCAACTGGGGTATTGAAGAGACGGAGATGACCCGGCCGCTGCGCGATTTACGGGCCGCGGGGGCTTCTGTGACGCTGGCTGCGGCGGAACTCGCGCCTATCGAGACGGTGCGGCACGACCGCTATGTCGGTGAAATCGTCGAGCCGGACACCGTCTATTCCGAGGTTTCCGCCGATGATTTCGACATGCTCGTCGTGCCTGGTGGCACCTGCAACGTCGATCGTCTGCGCGTCGATCCGGCCGCACAAAAGCTTGCCAAGGACTTTGCCGCCGAGGGCAAGCCGGTTGCTTCGATTTGCCATGGCGCATGGCTGTTGGTCAACTCCGACCTGCTCAAGGGCAAGACGCTGACCGCTTGCCGCTATATCGCCGCGGATATTGAGAACGCCGGCGGCAAGTACGTCGATGAGGAAGTCCATATCGACGACGCCAATGGGTTCAAGCTCATCACTTCCCGCAAGCCCGCCGATCTTGACGCGTTCGTCGGTGCCATCAAGGACGCGCTCGGGAAGTGA
- a CDS encoding MFS transporter: MTSQTTQPTAATQSQPQPAKIPGKVFGAIIAAGLLSLSGVTVETAMNVTFPTLMKEFGINTETVQWVTTANLLTIAIVVPLSAMLKARFRTKSLFIVANLSFLAGLILEIVTPNFPLLVTGRVIQGIGAGIALPLMFNIILETVPPQRIGLMMGFGTLLTAVAPAIGPTFGGIVVSNTSWRVIFACLLPVVLISLGLGIACIEQKSKIRNVNFDILSIALIAITFAGLIFGFSSMTTKPILSIQVGGTIVVGIIALVIFCMRQLKIESPIIDIRTLKNLRFSGFVIAFFLLQAISLALSFVLPNYLQLTDHRSALVAGLTVLPGAALGAVLALLGGRVYDAVGPKPPLILGGLCAVIAMTCFFGFGHHLSSGAAAAIYVLYMFGIGLSSGNIMTTGLSHLNAHEQSMGNAIFNTAQQFAGAVGTSVAAATLAAGQAATSNIALGTANGATMAFGVLLVALIIEFADILRSLF; this comes from the coding sequence ATGACCTCGCAAACAACACAACCGACGGCTGCCACGCAATCGCAACCGCAGCCGGCGAAAATCCCGGGCAAAGTATTCGGCGCCATTATCGCGGCCGGCCTGCTCTCGCTGAGCGGCGTGACCGTCGAAACCGCCATGAACGTCACCTTCCCGACGCTGATGAAAGAGTTCGGCATCAACACCGAAACCGTGCAGTGGGTGACGACGGCCAACCTGCTCACCATCGCCATCGTCGTGCCGCTGAGCGCGATGCTCAAGGCCCGTTTCCGCACCAAGTCGCTCTTTATCGTGGCAAACCTTTCGTTCCTGGCCGGCTTGATTCTTGAAATCGTCACGCCGAACTTCCCGCTGTTGGTCACCGGTCGCGTCATCCAGGGCATCGGCGCAGGCATCGCGCTGCCTCTGATGTTCAACATCATTCTCGAAACCGTACCACCGCAGCGCATCGGCCTGATGATGGGCTTCGGCACATTGCTCACCGCGGTCGCTCCCGCCATCGGCCCGACCTTCGGCGGCATCGTCGTCTCTAACACCAGCTGGCGCGTCATCTTCGCCTGCCTGCTGCCGGTCGTCCTCATTTCGCTAGGGCTCGGCATCGCCTGCATCGAGCAGAAGAGCAAGATCCGCAACGTCAACTTCGACATCCTGAGTATCGCCCTCATTGCCATCACCTTCGCCGGCCTCATTTTCGGCTTCAGCTCCATGACCACCAAGCCGATCCTGAGCATCCAGGTCGGCGGAACCATCGTCGTCGGCATCATCGCTCTCGTCATCTTCTGCATGCGTCAGCTCAAGATCGAATCCCCGATTATCGACATCCGCACATTGAAGAATCTGCGCTTCTCGGGTTTCGTTATTGCGTTCTTCCTGTTGCAGGCCATTTCGCTGGCGTTGTCGTTCGTACTGCCGAATTATCTGCAGCTCACCGATCACCGTTCTGCGCTCGTCGCGGGGCTGACCGTATTGCCGGGGGCTGCGCTCGGCGCCGTCCTCGCACTGCTCGGCGGACGCGTCTATGATGCCGTCGGCCCGAAGCCCCCGCTCATTCTCGGAGGTCTTTGCGCCGTCATCGCCATGACCTGCTTCTTCGGTTTCGGTCATCATCTCTCGAGCGGTGCGGCAGCAGCCATCTATGTGCTCTACATGTTCGGCATCGGTCTGAGTTCCGGCAACATCATGACCACCGGCCTCTCGCACCTGAATGCGCACGAGCAGAGCATGGGCAACGCCATCTTCAACACCGCCCAGCAGTTCGCGGGTGCGGTCGGCACTTCGGTCGCCGCCGCCACCCTCGCCGCCGGCCAGGCCGCCACCTCCAACATCGCCCTAGGCACGGCGAACGGAGCGACCATGGCCTTCGGAGTGTTGCTTGTCGCCCTCATCATCGAGTTCGCCGATATCCTTCGCTCGCTCTTCTAA
- a CDS encoding MATE family efflux transporter has protein sequence MNRQILALAIPTFGQLIADPLFVLIDTAIVGHIGDTALAGLSIGSTVLLTVAGLCNFLAYGTTSRVGQLMGAGRKREGLETGVDGLWLALIIGVVISAAFFVGARPLCSLMGARGEVLDNATIYLQAVIFGLPGMLLVYAANGIFRGLKKVRITLVAAVLGAALNTALDFLFVFGLGMGIMGSGLATLIAQWFMGIYLVIPSLKWSHDAGASLAPRISGITATAADGLPLFIRTLALRICLVATVVLATHMGTQVLAAYQAVNSSWNFVLNILDAIGISGQALVATEIGAKRYGRAREMTRISARAGLYGGIGIGVALIAVSFVAAPLFSTNTNIQHLTTVGMIVAAVFMPLAGWMWALDGILIGAGDYKYLAVTCSIVTIVYLPLVLALNFIDGAYNPSSTVRMILLWAVFNVIFIGGRSIFNGLRARGDKWLKN, from the coding sequence ATCAACCGGCAGATCCTCGCGCTGGCGATTCCCACGTTTGGCCAGCTCATCGCCGACCCGCTCTTCGTTTTAATCGACACAGCCATCGTCGGGCACATCGGCGACACCGCGCTGGCCGGGCTTTCCATTGGTTCCACCGTTTTGCTCACCGTCGCCGGGCTCTGCAATTTCCTGGCCTACGGCACGACCTCTCGCGTCGGTCAGCTTATGGGCGCCGGGCGCAAACGCGAAGGGCTCGAGACCGGGGTCGACGGGCTTTGGTTGGCGTTGATTATTGGGGTTGTCATTTCTGCGGCGTTCTTCGTTGGAGCACGGCCGCTGTGCTCGCTGATGGGAGCGCGCGGCGAGGTGCTGGACAACGCAACGATTTATCTACAGGCCGTTATTTTCGGACTTCCGGGGATGCTGCTGGTCTACGCGGCCAACGGCATTTTCCGCGGGCTCAAGAAAGTGCGCATCACGCTTGTCGCCGCCGTCCTGGGCGCGGCACTCAATACCGCACTTGACTTCCTGTTCGTTTTCGGACTCGGCATGGGCATCATGGGCTCCGGGCTTGCCACGCTGATCGCACAATGGTTCATGGGCATTTACTTGGTCATTCCGTCGTTGAAGTGGTCGCACGATGCCGGCGCATCGCTGGCGCCTCGAATTTCCGGCATCACCGCTACCGCCGCCGACGGACTGCCGCTCTTCATCCGCACGCTCGCCCTGCGTATCTGCCTAGTGGCCACCGTCGTGCTCGCCACACACATGGGCACGCAGGTGCTTGCCGCCTATCAGGCCGTCAATTCCAGCTGGAATTTCGTACTGAACATCCTCGATGCCATCGGCATCTCCGGTCAGGCGTTGGTCGCCACCGAAATCGGCGCGAAACGTTACGGCCGCGCACGCGAGATGACTCGAATCTCGGCACGTGCGGGACTGTACGGCGGCATCGGCATCGGGGTTGCGCTCATCGCCGTAAGCTTTGTCGCCGCGCCTCTATTCAGCACGAATACAAATATCCAACACCTCACCACCGTCGGCATGATTGTTGCAGCCGTTTTCATGCCGCTCGCGGGTTGGATGTGGGCGCTCGACGGCATCCTCATCGGTGCCGGCGACTACAAATACCTCGCCGTCACCTGCTCGATCGTCACCATCGTCTACCTACCGCTCGTCCTCGCGCTCAACTTCATCGACGGCGCTTACAACCCCAGCTCCACCGTCCGTATGATCCTGCTTTGGGCCGTCTTCAACGTCATCTTCATCGGCGGCCGCTCGATTTTCAACGGCCTGCGCGCCCGTGGCGATAAGTGGTTGAAGAACTGA
- the topA gene encoding type I DNA topoisomerase → MATGKKLVIVESPTKAKKIGGYLGKDYTVMASVGHIRDLAQPSQVPASKKAKFGRFGVDVDDGFEPYYIVGPEKKKTVTQLKNALKDASELYLATDEDREGEAIAWHLVQTLKPKVPVHRMVFHEITPSAIKAAVGKTRDVDSNMVDAQETRRVLDRLYGYELSPVLWRKVGPGLSAGRVQSVATRLIVERERERMAFVRSPYWDVIAELSAPDAQGENVDFESRMVSLGGSRLANSRDFTSTGALTAAAQKDNVCQLDEAQTKAIAESLEHAPFTVVSMESKPYHRRPVPPFTTSTMQQAAGNRLSMSSRQTMRAAQGLYENGFITYMRTDSVTLSQEAIAAARESVTKNFGKEYLSDKPKQYATKTAGAQEAHECIRPAGSKFHDPAELASKVPPDQLKLYTLIWQRTLASQMADATGFTATVRLSAPAGDKGEAIFQASGTVIEFPGFLKASGWPRHSSGSASGSSAAETKDGKASMKSSKSEENAALPPMKTGEVLNATSVTADGHETQPPARYTEASLVKTLEAKEIGRPSTYASIISTIIDRGYVYERGRALIPSWLAFAVTKLLETNFPKYVDYQFTADMENGLDKIAQGKETSKEWLTRFYFGDGKDAAKSQDEAHEGLQQQVAQLGDIDARAINTIEIGDGLQVRVGRYGPYLEDTKNLDAEGNPKRASIPETMAPDELTVEAGHELIKNNAGGPRVLGKDPATGGTVEVRSGRFGPYVALISPEAEAEMKAEREAKAAAAKAAETADNSKDGKATKTKARAKKAAKSVAPKPKMASLFKTMSPDTITLDDALRLLSLPREVGKYDETDAKTGETSEAVVTASNGRYGPYLTKKSADGKSETRSLGSEEEIFIVDLDKAKALFAQPKYGRGRGRGAAKPPLRDLGADPENGKNVTIKDGFYGAYITDGETNRTLPKQYTPESIDPATAFQLLAEKRAAGPSKRRGRRKTTTRKSAARKSTKSTARKTTTRKAAAKKTATRKTTAKK, encoded by the coding sequence ATGGCGACTGGTAAGAAACTTGTCATCGTGGAGTCTCCGACCAAGGCGAAGAAGATTGGTGGCTACCTCGGCAAGGACTACACGGTCATGGCCTCCGTCGGCCATATCCGCGATTTGGCACAGCCCAGTCAGGTTCCCGCTTCCAAAAAGGCGAAGTTCGGGCGCTTCGGCGTGGACGTCGACGACGGTTTCGAACCGTACTATATTGTCGGCCCCGAAAAGAAGAAAACCGTCACACAACTTAAAAACGCGCTGAAGGATGCCAGCGAACTTTATCTCGCGACTGATGAGGATCGCGAAGGCGAGGCCATTGCCTGGCACTTGGTGCAGACGCTCAAGCCCAAGGTGCCGGTGCACCGCATGGTCTTCCACGAGATCACCCCGTCCGCCATCAAGGCCGCTGTGGGCAAGACACGTGATGTGGACTCCAACATGGTTGACGCGCAAGAGACGCGACGTGTGCTTGACCGGCTTTACGGATATGAACTATCGCCGGTGCTGTGGCGCAAGGTCGGCCCGGGACTTTCCGCGGGTCGCGTGCAGTCTGTCGCGACGCGTCTGATCGTCGAGCGCGAACGGGAACGCATGGCCTTCGTGCGCTCGCCGTATTGGGACGTGATTGCCGAGCTTTCCGCGCCTGACGCGCAGGGCGAGAACGTCGATTTCGAATCCCGTATGGTCTCGCTGGGCGGTTCGCGTCTGGCCAATTCCCGCGATTTCACTTCTACCGGCGCCCTGACCGCCGCCGCGCAGAAAGACAACGTCTGCCAGCTTGACGAGGCGCAGACCAAGGCGATTGCCGAGTCCTTGGAGCACGCACCATTCACCGTGGTGTCGATGGAATCCAAGCCGTACCACCGCCGTCCGGTGCCGCCGTTCACCACCTCAACCATGCAGCAGGCTGCCGGCAACCGCCTTTCGATGAGCTCGCGCCAGACCATGCGTGCCGCGCAGGGCCTTTATGAAAATGGCTTCATCACTTATATGCGTACCGATTCCGTCACGCTTTCGCAGGAGGCCATTGCCGCTGCCCGCGAGTCCGTGACGAAGAACTTTGGCAAGGAATATCTTTCCGACAAGCCCAAGCAGTACGCTACGAAAACCGCCGGCGCGCAGGAAGCGCACGAATGCATCCGTCCTGCCGGATCGAAATTCCATGATCCGGCCGAACTGGCTTCTAAGGTGCCGCCGGATCAGCTGAAGCTTTACACTTTGATTTGGCAGCGCACGCTGGCTTCACAGATGGCCGATGCCACCGGCTTCACGGCAACCGTGCGGCTTTCCGCACCTGCCGGTGATAAAGGCGAGGCTATTTTCCAAGCTTCCGGCACCGTCATTGAATTCCCGGGATTCCTCAAGGCCTCCGGTTGGCCGCGGCACTCCTCGGGGTCTGCGTCCGGTTCGTCTGCCGCCGAGACGAAGGATGGCAAGGCTTCAATGAAGTCCTCCAAGTCTGAGGAGAACGCGGCTTTGCCGCCAATGAAAACCGGCGAAGTGCTCAACGCCACGTCGGTTACCGCCGACGGCCACGAGACACAGCCTCCTGCCCGTTATACCGAGGCGTCGCTGGTCAAGACGCTCGAGGCCAAGGAAATCGGTCGTCCGTCGACCTACGCCAGCATCATTTCGACGATTATCGACCGCGGTTATGTCTACGAACGCGGCCGTGCCCTGATTCCTTCCTGGCTCGCCTTCGCTGTGACCAAACTGCTCGAAACGAACTTCCCGAAGTATGTGGACTATCAGTTCACCGCCGATATGGAAAACGGGCTCGACAAGATTGCGCAGGGCAAGGAAACCAGCAAGGAATGGCTCACCCGCTTCTACTTCGGCGACGGCAAGGACGCGGCGAAATCGCAGGACGAGGCGCACGAAGGCCTGCAACAGCAGGTCGCCCAGCTTGGCGATATCGACGCCCGAGCCATCAACACCATCGAAATCGGTGACGGGCTGCAGGTGCGCGTCGGTCGCTACGGCCCCTATCTTGAGGACACGAAGAACCTGGATGCCGAAGGCAATCCCAAGCGTGCCTCGATTCCCGAGACGATGGCTCCCGACGAGCTGACCGTCGAAGCCGGTCACGAGCTCATCAAGAACAACGCTGGCGGGCCGCGTGTACTGGGTAAAGACCCGGCGACCGGCGGTACCGTAGAAGTTCGCAGTGGGCGGTTTGGACCCTATGTTGCGCTGATCTCGCCGGAGGCCGAGGCCGAGATGAAGGCCGAACGCGAAGCCAAGGCCGCTGCGGCGAAGGCTGCCGAAACTGCGGATAATAGCAAAGACGGCAAGGCGACTAAGACCAAGGCCCGTGCGAAGAAGGCTGCCAAATCCGTGGCTCCCAAGCCCAAGATGGCGTCGCTTTTCAAGACGATGAGCCCAGACACGATTACGCTCGACGATGCGCTGAGGCTTTTGAGCCTGCCGCGTGAAGTTGGCAAATACGATGAAACCGATGCGAAGACTGGCGAAACCAGCGAAGCCGTCGTCACCGCAAGCAACGGTCGCTATGGTCCTTACCTCACCAAGAAGAGCGCGGATGGCAAGTCTGAGACGCGCTCGCTGGGCAGTGAAGAGGAAATTTTCATCGTCGATCTCGACAAGGCCAAGGCCCTGTTCGCCCAGCCAAAATATGGCCGCGGGCGCGGTAGGGGAGCGGCAAAACCGCCGCTGCGCGATTTGGGTGCCGATCCTGAGAATGGCAAGAACGTGACCATCAAGGATGGTTTCTACGGCGCCTACATCACCGACGGCGAGACCAATCGTACTCTGCCCAAGCAGTACACTCCGGAGTCCATCGATCCGGCCACAGCGTTCCAGCTGCTCGCCGAGAAGCGCGCCGCCGGTCCCTCGAAGCGTCGCGGTCGTCGCAAGACGACCACCCGCAAGTCCGCCGCGCGCAAGTCGACGAAGTCCACGGCCCGCAAGACCACGACGCGCAAGGCAGCTGCAAAGAAGACCGCAACTCGTAAGACGACTGCCAAGAAGTAG